The DNA sequence AAACCATGGACGCCAACCCCATCCGGGGGCTGCGGGTGGTCCTGCGGGGCGCCGGCGAAATGGCCTCCGGCGTCGCCTGGCGCCTCTACCGCGCCAACATCCGCCGGCTGGTCATGCTGGAAGTCCCCGACCCGCTGGCCGTGCGCCGCAATGTCAGCTTCTGCGAGGCGCTGCACCAGGGCTGGCAGACGGTGGAGGGCGTC is a window from the Desulfobacteraceae bacterium genome containing:
- a CDS encoding molybdenum hydroxylase, which translates into the protein MTEIKTMDANPIRGLRVVLRGAGEMASGVAWRLYRANIRRLVMLEVPDPLAVRRNVSFCEALHQGWQTVEGVQAVKAADIGGVPRAWDTGQIPVLVDPEARLLPRLAPDVLVDATLAKRNLGTRL